From the Lepidochelys kempii isolate rLepKem1 chromosome 2, rLepKem1.hap2, whole genome shotgun sequence genome, one window contains:
- the LYPLA1 gene encoding acyl-protein thioesterase 1 isoform X5, with product MPVSLNMNMAMPSWFDIIGLSPDAQEDEAGIKQAAEHVKVLIDQEVKNGIPSNRIILGGFSQGGALSLYTALTTHQKLAGVIALSCWLPLRTSFSQGAISGVNKDIPILQCHGDCDPLVPLMFGSLTFEKLKSLINPVDITFKTYSGMMHSSCIEEMMDVKKFVDKHLPPVD from the exons ATGCCAGTTTCTCTGAACATGAATATGGCAATGCCATCTTG gttTGATATTATTGGACTCTCCCCGGATGCACAGGAAGATGAAGCTGGGATCAAGCAGGCGGCAGAGCATG TTAAAGTACTGATAGATCAGGAAGTGAAGAATGGAATTCCTTCTAACAGAATAATTTTGGGAGGCTTTTCTCAG GGAGGTGCTTTGTCATTATATACAGCTCTTACAACACATCAGAAATTAGCAGGAGTCATAGCACTCAGTTGTTGGCTTCCACTACGGACCTCTTTTTCACAG GGTGCTATCAGTGGTGTAAACAAAGATATTCCTATTCTTCAGTGCCATGGGGACTGTGACCCTTTGGTTCCTCTGATGTTTGGTTCCCTCACTTTTGAGAAGCTAAAGAGTCTGATAAATCCAGTCGATATAACCTTCAAGACTTATTCGGGCATGATGCATAGCTCATGTATTGAG GAGATGATGGATGTAAAGAAGTTCGTTGACAAACACCTGCCACCAGTTGATTGA